Proteins encoded in a region of the Elaeis guineensis isolate ETL-2024a chromosome 7, EG11, whole genome shotgun sequence genome:
- the LOC105049303 gene encoding eukaryotic initiation factor 4A-2, producing the protein MAGAAPEGSQFDARQYDAKMTELLSTDGQDFFTSYDEVYDSFDAMGLQENLLRGIYAYGFEKPSAIQQRGIVPFCKGLDVIQQAQSGTGKTATFCSGILQQLDYGLVECQALVLAPTRELAQQIEKVMRALGDYLGVKVHACVGGTSVREDQRILSSGVHVVVGTPGRVFDMLRRQSLRPDYIRMFVLDEADEMLSRGFKDQIYDIFQLLPSKIQVGVFSATMPPEALEITRKFMNKPVRILVKRDELTLEGIKQFYVNIEREEWKLETLCDLYETLAITQSVIFVNTRRKVDWLTDKMRSRDHTVSATHGDMDQNTRDIIMREFRSGSSRVLITTDLLARGIDVQQVSLVINYDLPTQPENYLHRIGRSGRFGRKGVAINFVTRDDERMLFDIQRFYNVVIEELPSNVADLI; encoded by the exons ATGGCAGGAGCAGCACCAGAAGGATCTCAATTTGATGCTCGTCAATATGATGCCAAGATGACTGAGCT GCTGTCAACAGATGGTCAGGACTTCTTTACATCATACGATGAGGTTTATGATAGTTTTGATGCTATGGGGCTCCAAGAAAATCTTCTGAGGGGCATTTATGCTTATG GTTTTGAAAAGCCCTCTGCAATTCAGCAGAGAGGAATCGTTCCCTTCTGCAAGGGACTTGATGTAATACAGCAAGCGCAATCAGGAACAGGAAAAACTGCAACTTTCTGTTCTGGAATTTTGCAGCAGCTTGATTATGGGTTGGTTGAATGCCAGGCTTTAGTTCTTGCCCCAACTCGAGAACTAGCACAGCAAATTGAGAAGGTCATGCGAGCACTTGGTGACTACCTGGGTGTGAAAGTTCATGCTTGTGTTGGAGGAACCAGTGTTCGTGAGGATCAACGGATTCTTTCAAGTGGGGTTCATGTTGTTGTTGGTACCCCAGGTCGTGTGTTCGACATGTTACGAAGACAATCACTCCGTCCTGACTACATTAGGATGTTTGTGCTGGATGAGGCAGATGAAATGCTTTCACGTGGTTTCAAGGACCAG ATCTACGACATCTTTcaacttcttccttccaaaattcAGGTTGGAGTCTTCTCTGCCACAATGCCTCCTGAGGCCCTTGAGATAACTCGCAAGTTCATGAACAAACCTGTGAGGATCCTTGTGAAGCGAGATGAGCTTACCCTCGAGGGTATTAAACAGTTTTATGTCAACATCGAGAGAGAAGAGTGGAAGCTCGAGACTCTCTGTGATCTTTATGAGACTCTGGCCATCACTCAGAGTGTCATCTTTGTGAACACCAGGCGCAAGGTTGACTGGCTCACTGACAAGATGAGGAGCAGGGATCACACAGTCTCGGCCACGCATGGAGACATGGATCAGAACACTAGGGACATTATAATGCGTGAATTCCGATCTGGTTCCTCCCGTGTTCTTATCACCACTGATCTCCTTGCTCGTGGTATTGATGTTCAGCAAGTCTCGCTGGTCATAAATTATGATCTGCCAACCCAACCAGAGAACTATCTTCACCGAATTGGACGAAGTGGACGTTTCGGAAGGAAGGGTGTGGCGATCAACTTTGTCACTCGTGACGATGAAAGGATGTTGTTTGATATTCAGAGGTTTTACAACGTGGTGATCGAGGAGCTCCCATCTAATGTTGCTGACCTTATCTAA